The Salvelinus alpinus chromosome 21, SLU_Salpinus.1, whole genome shotgun sequence genome has a segment encoding these proteins:
- the LOC139547935 gene encoding putative nucleotidyltransferase MAB21L1: protein MIAAQAKLVYHLNKYYQEKCQSRKAAISKTIREVCKVVSDVLKEVEVQEPRFISSLSEMDNRFEGLEVISPTEFEVVLYLNQMGVFNFVDDGSLPGCAVLKLSDGRKRSMSLWVEFITASGYLSARKIRSRFQTLVAQAVDKCSYRDVVKMVSDTSEVKLRIRDRYIVQITPAFKCTGIWPRSAAHWPLPHIPWPGPNRVAEVKAEGFNLLSKECYSLNGKQSSAESDAWVLQFGEAENRLLLGGCRKKCLSVLKTLRDRHLELPGTPLNNYHMKTLVSYECEKHPRESDWDENNLGDRLNGILLQLISCLQCRRCPHYFLPNLDLFQGKPHSALENAAKQTWRLAREILTNPKSLEKL, encoded by the coding sequence ATGATAGCCGCCCAGGCCAAGCTGGTGTACCACCTCAACAAATACTACCAGGAGAAATGTCAATCTCGGAAGGCGGCCATCTCCAAGACCATCCGGGAGGTGTGCAAGGTGGTGTCGGACGTCTTGAAGGAGGTGGAGGTGCAGGAGCCCCGCTTCATCAGCTCTCTCAGCGAGATGGACAACCGCTTCGAGGGGCTAGAGGTCATCTCCCCCACAGAGTTCGAGGTGGTGCTCTACCTCAACCAGATGGGGGTGTTTAACTTCGTGGATGATGGGTCTCTGCCGGGCTGCGCCGTGCTCAAGCTGAGCGACGGCCGCAAGAGGAGCATGTCTCTCTGGGTAGAATTCATCACTGCCTCCGGCTACCTCTCTGCGCGCAAGATCCGCTCCAGATTTCAGACCCTAGTGGCGCAGGCCGTGGATAAATGCAGCTATAGAGATGTTGTCAAAATGGTGTCTGACACCAGCGAGGTGAAGTTACGCATCAGAGACAGATACATCGTTCAGATCACCCCGGCTTTCAAATGCACCGGGATCTGGCCCCGCAGCGCAGCGCACTGGCCCCTACCGCACATCCCCTGGCCGGGGCCCAACAGGGTAGCCGAGGTAAAGGCCGAGGGATTCAACCTTCTCTCTAAAGAGTGCTACTCGTTGAACGGAAAACAAAGTTCTGCAGAGAGCGACGCCTGGGTCCTGCAGTTCGGTGAGGCCGAGAACCGCTTACTGCTGGGAGGCTGCAGGAAGAAATGTCTGTCGGTCCTTAAGACGTTACGGGACCGGCACCTTGAGCTGCCTGGGACGCCCCTCAACAACTACCACATGAAGACTCTGGTTTCTTATGAGTGTGAAAAACATCCACGGGAGTCTGACTGGGACGAGAACAACCTCGGGGACCGTTTGAACGGGATTCTATTGCAGCTTATTTCGTGTTTGCAGTGCAGGAGGTGTCCCCATTACTTCCTGCCTAATCTAGACCTGTTCCAGGGGAAACCTCATTCTGCTCTAGAAAATGCAGCCAAACAGACCTGGCGACTGGCGAGAGAGATTCTGACCAACCCCAAAAGCTTGGAGAAACTCTGA